Sequence from the Camelus dromedarius isolate mCamDro1 chromosome 12, mCamDro1.pat, whole genome shotgun sequence genome:
acatataagtgatctcatctggtatttttctttctccttctggcttacttcacttagaatgacattctccaggagcatccatgttgctgcaaatggcattatgttgtcgatATACCCAGCATTTTAGATTCAAATGATGCAGTAATTTCAAAATGTCACTGTTTCTTTCTCCCTAGGAATCAGAGCTTGAGGAGCTCAGGTTAGGGATGTCCTCTTGCAACAATTCCATCCCTCAACCCTTGATGTTTATCTTGGCTGGAATTCCTGGCCTCAAATCTTCCCATGGCTGGTTCTCTGTGCCTTTTTTCTTGGTATTTGTCATTACAGTCGTTGGCAATGCCACCATCTTATGCATCATCCGGGTGGAGAAGAGTCTTCATGAGCCCATGTTTCTTCTCTTGGCCATGCTGTCAGTTGTTGACCTGTCTCTGGTCAGTGTCACTGTGCCCCGCATGCTGGGTATTTTCTGGATGAATGCCAAAGAAATCAGCTTCAATGCCTGCCTCACACAGATGTTTTTCATCCCTTCATTTTATGTAATGGAGTCTGGGATCCTCCTGGCCATGGCTTTTGACAGATTTGTGGCTATCTGGCACCCTCTGAGATATGCAACCATTCTTGCTAACAACATGCTTGTAAAGATGGCACTGGCTGTTCTGGCTAGGGCAGTGGCAGTGCTGGCTCCAGCACCCATCCTGGCAAAAAGACTGGAAAGCTTCCAAACCCACATCATTGCTTATTCATACTATGCCTACATGGCTGTGGTGCAGATAGCCTGTGGAGACATCTCTGATCACATTGTCTATGGCCTTATGGTTCTTGTAGCATCTGTGGGATTTGACCTATCTTTTATCATTCTGTCGTATGGGCTGATCCTTCATGCTGTCTTTCGGATACCCTCTTGGGAGGCACGAGGAAAAGCTCTCAGCACATGTGGCTCTCATCTTTGTGTCATTGCTCTCTTTTATTCTCCTGTTGTCTTTTCAGTTTTGGCCCAGATTTTAGGCTACCATATGGCTCCTCATCTACAGATTATCATTGACAATCTCTACTTCTTGGTGCCTCCCATGGTCAACCCCTTGATTTATGGGGCCCGGACCAAGCAAATACGGGAGAGGGTTCTGCGGATCTTTCACTGTCATGGAGACTGAGCTTTATACCTGAGATGGACAGGAGACCTAGGATATGGAGCTGGAAATCATGTTAGGTTGGAGGTAGAGATAATTCCTGCAAGATTTGGGAATTCATGGGGAAAGGAGTACTCAAATCTAGAAGAGGACTCAGTCAGTGTGGAAATATAGCTGGGGCATGTTCTTTCCTTCATGATATAGTTGTTATGAAACCTTCATGATCAGAACCCTCCCTAAATGCTCATGCATGTAATAAAGTAGGGGAacattttgttgttaatttgtTTATCTAATCGTATCACATAACATAAATTGGAAGCCCATTTTttcaaatgagataaaatgaaTTTAAGCATATATCTGAAGACCCATGAGTAAAAGTAATTATTCAAAGATTTTTGTtgatttaatgatttttcttcaatattaTGTTTCAGATACTTCACCAACACAGGATTATATTTCATTGAAAAAGTCCTAGTGGAAGTAAACATGTATAAATGTCCATGATCATATCAGTGAATAATGAGCTCCTTTTCTATTGGAAGGGTTTTAGTAGAAAAACTAAAGTCATCTTTAGGGAATTACATTAGTGTCAGAATATAGAACCAATATACAGTAGATTGGACTTGATAGGtaagcattttataaatggaaaaaaaaaaaaagatgtaaccTTAAGTTTTTGAGgcactgccatactgttttccatggtgatcacaccaatttacattcccaccaacagtgaatgatagttctcttttcttcacatcctctccaacacttgttatttcttgcctttttgttaCTAGGCATTCTGATGGGcataaggtgatatctcattgtggttttgatttgcatttcccttacaactagtgatgttaaacatcttttcatgtgcctattggccatctgccaTGTGATCCAGCTATTCTGGATATTTATACAAAGAACacgaaaacactaatttaaaaagatatatgcaccccatgtTCTTCACAGCATTaataatggaatgctattcagccattaaaaaggttGAAAACTTTCTATTTATGACAGCATGGGTGGGCCTTGaggttattatgctaagtgaaataagtcagatagagaaagacagattCCATATTATTTGATTGATATGTGGAATGtatataaatgagtgaataaataatatGAACAAATCACACCAAATAAAAAGCGAACATATAAATACAGAGAATAGAGTAGTGGTTActagaagggaagaaggatgGGGGAAGGGTGGAATGGGAAAAGAGGGTCAACTCTATGAAGATGGATGGAAACTAAACCTTTAGTGGTAAGAACACTGTAGTATATACAGAAGttgaaatataatattgtacacatACAATTtgtataatgttataaaccaattttaaaaagacccaaaGAAGCTATTTTTTCTCTAgcttcactttttctcttcttcccatctGACCTCATATGTTTTCACAAATTCAAGACACCCAAGTCTGTATCTTAAACTATGAGTTAGGTCTGTGTTTCAGAACACATTGCAACAGCCTTGTAATCCGCTTTTcatatacaccttaaacttaagTCTTTCCAGACTAAACTCCTAATCTCCTTGCCAACTACATTGTTCCTCTGTAGTccccatttttattcatttgacctgagttaaattaagtttaaaacctttaaattacttatttttatttccttgccttCACCCAACCAATGCCTGAGATTTCCCTGtgctttttcactctttttcctaCCTCATACTTTCATCACTTTCAATATCTGTACTGCAAAATCCTCTAACCTCCCTGTATTAAATCTCTCTCATATTCAAAATTGTTATTAACATTGTAACTGGAGTTGTCTTCCTCAGACAATTACCTCGTTTTGTTCACTTAAAATCTTCGAAAGCTTGTCCCTCAATCTGTTCTCAAGATAAAGTCTTAACTCCATAGCATGGCCTTCAAGTTACTGCATGACTAGGCGTCAGTCTGCCATGCCACATTCTTTACTTTCACTAATTCACAGGATAGGCATCAGTCTAGCCAAACCTGACTGCTTTATTTGTAAAGAAATCACACATTCCTTGCTACTCTaggcatttttctttcatctttcttagTCAAAACTCTTCCCACCTCAAGAGACActttctttgatttgttttccttAATGCTTCTCCTCAAACAGTACCAACCAGTCTGTCCAGCCAGACACTTTAAGTTTCTTTGACATTCACTTATTTATGATCTTTATTGTAGTTCAGTTATTAGTCTTGATACTATGCCATTATTCTTAACACTGACATTTCTTTAAGGCAAAGGCCATGTCCAGAAATTCAACTTTTCACCTCACATAAGCAGGTTCTAAACCCTGGtcttaggtttaaaaaaaaaaaaaaaatgtagttaaaCACCAATTCATAAACCAAGGGACCTAAACATGTAAGTCATACCCATCTTCCCATTCCTAATGTGCATAAATTAGATACCATAATTTAGATACCTAATCTTCTAATATGAAGATTGCATGATTtgtattatctctttttttgtcagatgaggaaataaaagcataaagtttaaaacaacttttccaaggtcacatcTAATAAGTGGTAGATCGCTGATTGTATATTAAATATGCAGTACTTGAAAGCCTTTGATCTTTGGGCAATCCCAACGGACCTTCCTGCATACATTATCATTTGATGTGGTGTGTATTGTACCAAGTACATCTACTGTGTAAAGCACCTTGATCAGACTAAAGACATCAATTAAGCATAATATTGCATTAATCTTTAAACatctgaaaaatgtaaattttaactCTCCAACAGTTTGAGATcaattagacaagaaaagaaattcaaagtaTGTGTAAtataatagcattttttaaaatgaaaacatgcacTGTTGGTGAAAATATGACTTGATATagccatatggaaaacagtagtaCTCTGCTCAAAAAGGATAAactttcacttataaaatgaataagttctggTGATCTAATGGACATTACAGTGATTATAGGTAACACTATTGTATTATATAGTTGACCATTGAACAGTGTATGGGTTACAGACATAGATTCCCCACACAAAGTCATGTATAACTTTTGACTCCCCCAAACttaattactaataatttacCATTGACTGGAAGCCTTACCAATAATGTGAACAGTCAACACATACTTtgtgttacatgtattttatactatattcttacaataaaataagctagagaagagaaaatgttcttaagaaaatcataaagagaaaatacattcacCATACTGTACTGTATTTATTGATACTGTAAGTTTATATCGTCTGCTTACAGAATGAATTGTCTGTTTGACACCTGCATCAGTATTGTCTTATATGATACAAAACACTGTAGATGTTATGTGTATTACTAACACTggacataaaaaaattaaaacataatgtgaaaaataaactcatatttaTTTAGAGGTATAATAATTCATGCATTGATAATGAAGAAACAATAATGCTATTGTTTTATGGTAGCCTTGTAATCAATATTATGGTAGCCTTGTAATCAATATTATGGTAGCCTTGTAATCAATATTATTGCTTCATGATAGCCTAGCTATCATATCATGAATgaatctttataaaaattttatggcaTACAGTATTCTAGTTATATTCATAATACCATATTGGGAacattgttgcatttttaaaaaacctgtggTGATAGGCAGATATGCAATTTCTCCAGTTATGAGAGAGGCATACTGTACAGTAatataattctttgaaagcaaatttataaaatagtaagaaaactaacacattattaattttatattaactatGACTCACCTTATGTCTATGTAAGACTGGGCTAGTCTCTACATATATTTCATGCATTCATGACATACCTACTCTTTCTTAATTTCAGTAGTTTTGGGTGGTGTGATTCAACTGGAAACTTTTTCAAACTATGATAAATCTGCAAAGATTTTTccaatgtatttattgaaaaaaatccatgtgacccacacagttcaaacctgtgttctcaagggccaactgtacacttgaaaattgttaaaagaatagatcttaaatgttttcacagcaaaaaagaaatggtagGTATGTGGTGTGATGCAGGTGTTGGCTAATGCTATCGTGGTAATCATTCTGCAGTATGTAAGTGTATGAAATCAATACTCTACATcctaaacttacacagtgttgtatgtcaactatGTCTTAATAAACCTGGGAAATAAAAGATTACAAAACAGAACTGATTTAATTCCACTATTGTTATAGAGTAGGTGCTTGAATCAGATTGGACATGGGAATTTTCTCTGTAGGTGATCTTATTTGGGCATT
This genomic interval carries:
- the LOC105098032 gene encoding olfactory receptor 52P1-like, producing the protein MSSCNNSIPQPLMFILAGIPGLKSSHGWFSVPFFLVFVITVVGNATILCIIRVEKSLHEPMFLLLAMLSVVDLSLVSVTVPRMLGIFWMNAKEISFNACLTQMFFIPSFYVMESGILLAMAFDRFVAIWHPLRYATILANNMLVKMALAVLARAVAVLAPAPILAKRLESFQTHIIAYSYYAYMAVVQIACGDISDHIVYGLMVLVASVGFDLSFIILSYGLILHAVFRIPSWEARGKALSTCGSHLCVIALFYSPVVFSVLAQILGYHMAPHLQIIIDNLYFLVPPMVNPLIYGARTKQIRERVLRIFHCHGD